From a single Nicotiana tomentosiformis chromosome 2, ASM39032v3, whole genome shotgun sequence genomic region:
- the LOC104116709 gene encoding uncharacterized protein, translating into MNTLLSKPYYAYSKMEMEDFEEQQHRRAQFLIHKSLQKSDSISQRRQPIWLKVKVCKLKIKIGRRLKRMRKRILLKFSATKSVVSKQFNFQLKSWKRLIKGRETMVKLPPMFT; encoded by the coding sequence ATGAATACTCTTCTGAGTAAACCATATTATGCTTATTCAAAGATGGAGATGGAAGACTTTGAAGAGCAGCAGCATAGAAGAGCACAGTTCTTGATTCACAAGTCTCTACAGAAATCAGATTCTATATCTCAGAGAAGGCAGCCAATATGGTTGAAAGTGAAAGTGTGTAAGTTGAAGATCAAGATTGGGAGGAGATTAAAGAGGATGAGGAAGCGCATCTTGCTAAAGTTTTCTGCTACTAAAAGTGTGGTCTCCAAGCAATTTAATTTTCAGTTGAAATCTTGGAAGCGCTTGATTAAGGGTAGAGAGACTATGGTTAAACTTCCACCCATGTTCACTTGA